The proteins below are encoded in one region of Acidimicrobiia bacterium:
- a CDS encoding FAD synthetase family protein, with protein sequence MKVLRDPVGAGDADDADARGSVVTIGAFDGVHLGHRAVLRLVRELADARGLQAALVTFDRHPAEIVRPESAPKLLTTLEHRIELLDAIGLLDVGVVLTFDEARSHESAEDFVQEVLVGLLRARLVVVGADFHFGHKRGGNVPMLERMGADLGFEVLGLGLVAPADDSVPFSSTRVRELLAAGDVEGAATVLGRPHELRGTHADGALTVHPRLCVPAAGRYEGTLTEGEGPVRPVTIAVGEGGGEPGVLAIRAAVDAAGTPAAVRFVRRSG encoded by the coding sequence GTGAAGGTGCTGCGCGACCCGGTCGGGGCCGGTGACGCCGACGATGCCGACGCGCGTGGGAGCGTCGTCACGATCGGCGCGTTCGACGGCGTGCACCTCGGCCACCGCGCGGTGCTGCGACTCGTGCGCGAGCTCGCCGACGCACGCGGCCTGCAGGCCGCGCTCGTCACCTTCGACCGTCATCCCGCGGAGATCGTGCGGCCCGAGTCCGCGCCGAAGCTGCTGACGACGCTCGAGCACCGCATCGAGCTGCTCGACGCGATCGGATTGCTCGACGTCGGTGTCGTCCTCACGTTCGACGAGGCGCGCAGCCACGAAAGCGCCGAGGACTTCGTGCAGGAGGTGTTGGTCGGATTGCTGCGCGCGCGGCTCGTCGTCGTCGGCGCCGACTTCCACTTCGGGCACAAGCGCGGCGGGAACGTCCCGATGCTCGAGCGCATGGGCGCCGACCTCGGCTTCGAGGTGCTCGGGCTCGGGCTGGTCGCGCCCGCCGACGACTCGGTGCCGTTCTCGTCGACGCGCGTGCGCGAGCTGCTCGCGGCGGGCGATGTCGAGGGCGCGGCGACCGTGCTCGGCCGTCCGCACGAGCTGCGCGGCACCCACGCCGACGGCGCGCTCACCGTCCACCCGCGGCTGTGTGTCCCCGCGGCCGGCCGCTACGAGGGCACGCTCACCGAGGGCGAAGGACCGGTGCGACCGGTGACGATCGCCGTCGGTGAGGGGGGCGGGGAGCCCGGTGTCCTGGCCATCCGAGCCGCCGTCGACGCCGCCGGCACGCCCGCCGCCGTGCGCTTCGTCCGGCGCTCTGGCTGA
- the truB gene encoding tRNA pseudouridine(55) synthase TruB, producing the protein MSVDGLVVVDKPTGCTSHDVVARLRRIYGQRRIGHAGTLDPDATGVLLVGLGRATRLLRFLQETTKGYRATIVFGVATDTLDASGAVLDRVTMRLTRAQVEDATRGFLGERDQVPPMVSAIKIGGRRLHELARKGEEVERPSRRVRVDRFDVDGFTDGAYPEADVTVECGSGTYVRSLAADLGVALGGCAHLRDLRRLRVGAFDVSEAHPLETVESDPSAVVLTPAEALRGMARVEVAGEEARAVAHGAVFAPAGLPACTEGGPFAIVDAQGALLAVYERKGAALKAAVVMPEGATP; encoded by the coding sequence GTGAGCGTCGACGGACTGGTCGTCGTCGACAAGCCGACGGGGTGCACGTCGCACGACGTGGTCGCGCGGCTGCGGCGCATCTACGGGCAACGCCGCATCGGGCACGCGGGCACGCTCGACCCCGACGCGACCGGCGTGCTGCTCGTCGGGCTCGGGCGCGCGACGCGTCTGCTCCGCTTCTTGCAGGAGACGACGAAGGGCTACCGCGCCACGATCGTCTTCGGTGTCGCGACCGACACGCTCGACGCGTCGGGGGCGGTGCTCGATCGGGTGACGATGCGGCTCACGCGCGCGCAGGTCGAGGACGCGACGCGCGGGTTCCTCGGCGAGCGCGACCAGGTGCCGCCGATGGTGTCGGCGATCAAGATCGGTGGTCGCCGGCTGCACGAGCTCGCGCGAAAGGGCGAAGAGGTGGAGCGGCCGTCGCGGCGCGTGCGGGTCGACCGGTTCGACGTCGACGGCTTCACCGACGGCGCGTATCCCGAGGCCGACGTGACGGTCGAGTGCGGCAGCGGTACGTACGTGCGGTCGCTCGCGGCCGATCTCGGCGTCGCGCTCGGCGGCTGCGCGCACCTGCGCGATCTGCGCCGGTTGCGCGTGGGCGCGTTCGACGTCTCGGAGGCGCATCCGCTCGAGACCGTCGAGTCCGATCCGAGCGCGGTCGTGCTCACCCCGGCCGAAGCGTTGCGGGGCATGGCCCGCGTCGAGGTGGCGGGGGAGGAGGCGCGGGCGGTCGCGCACGGTGCCGTGTTCGCACCGGCGGGGCTCCCTGCGTGCACCGAGGGAGGTCCGTTCGCGATCGTCGACGCGCAGGGCGCGCTGCTCGCCGTGTACGAACGCAAGGGTGCGGCGCTGAAGGCCGCAGTGGTGATGCCGGAGGGCGCGACACCGTGA
- a CDS encoding bifunctional oligoribonuclease/PAP phosphatase NrnA yields the protein MRSDLAHAADVIRGARSVALACHVNPDGDALGSMLGLHHVLRGAGVDVVSSFSEPFTVAPHYRELPGLDLLTPPASFPTEPDVMITFDSGALSRLGDLERPAKAARELVVLDHHVSNDRYGSINVIVPDAAATGVVVRRLVDELDLALNADAAVCLYAALVCDTGRFQYETTTPEVFQLAAELVGYGVPVAKLSRTLFEEHSFAYLKLMAAALERAVLDADRSFVYTSVTRADLDEFGVSFGEIEGLIDVVRRTSEAEVSAVFKEGADGVTRVSMRSLGAVDVCRIAQSQGGGGHRFAAGFSTDDPVAEIVRRIESQLHE from the coding sequence ATGAGAAGCGACCTCGCACACGCGGCCGACGTGATCCGCGGCGCGCGCTCGGTGGCGCTCGCGTGCCACGTCAACCCGGACGGCGACGCGCTGGGCTCGATGCTCGGCCTGCACCACGTCCTGCGCGGGGCGGGCGTCGACGTCGTGTCGTCGTTCTCCGAGCCGTTCACGGTCGCGCCGCACTACCGCGAGCTGCCCGGTCTCGATCTGCTCACGCCGCCCGCGTCGTTCCCGACCGAGCCCGACGTGATGATCACCTTCGACTCGGGCGCGCTCTCGCGCCTCGGCGACCTCGAGCGGCCCGCGAAGGCCGCGCGCGAGCTCGTCGTGCTCGACCACCACGTCTCGAACGATCGCTACGGCAGCATCAACGTGATCGTCCCCGACGCCGCGGCGACGGGCGTGGTGGTGCGCCGCCTCGTCGACGAGCTCGACCTCGCGCTCAACGCCGACGCGGCCGTGTGCCTGTACGCCGCGCTCGTCTGCGACACCGGCCGCTTCCAGTACGAGACGACGACGCCCGAGGTGTTCCAGCTCGCGGCCGAGCTCGTCGGCTACGGCGTGCCGGTCGCGAAGTTGTCGCGCACGCTGTTCGAGGAGCACTCGTTCGCGTACCTCAAGCTGATGGCGGCCGCGCTCGAACGCGCGGTGCTCGACGCCGACCGGTCGTTCGTCTACACGTCGGTCACGCGCGCCGACCTCGACGAGTTCGGCGTGTCGTTCGGCGAGATCGAAGGGCTGATCGACGTCGTTCGCCGCACGAGCGAGGCCGAGGTCTCGGCGGTCTTCAAGGAAGGCGCCGACGGCGTGACGCGCGTGAGCATGCGCTCGCTCGGTGCCGTCGACGTGTGCCGCATCGCGCAGTCGCAGGGCGGCGGCGGGCACCGCTTCGCGGCGGGCTTCTCGACCGACGATCCGGTCGCCGAGATCGTCCGGCGCATCGAGAGCCAGCTTCACGAGTGA
- the rbfA gene encoding 30S ribosome-binding factor RbfA, with protein MPRNAPHRYQRTARVNEVLVEIVADELARLSDPRLEMVTLTGAEVSSDLAYATLYYSALGAGGSAQTEDEVKATASALAKAAPHLRRSLGHQVRWRNTPALTFKLDPSISAGQRIEELLRELHSNDTPGSEA; from the coding sequence ATGCCGCGCAACGCCCCGCACCGCTACCAGCGGACCGCGCGCGTCAACGAGGTGCTCGTCGAGATCGTCGCCGACGAGCTCGCGCGGCTCTCCGATCCGCGACTCGAGATGGTGACGCTCACGGGCGCGGAGGTGTCGTCCGACCTCGCGTACGCCACGCTCTACTACTCCGCGCTGGGCGCCGGCGGCAGCGCGCAGACCGAAGACGAAGTGAAGGCGACGGCGAGCGCGTTGGCCAAGGCCGCGCCGCATCTGCGCCGATCGCTCGGTCACCAGGTCCGCTGGCGGAACACGCCCGCGCTCACGTTCAAGCTCGACCCGTCGATCTCCGCGGGCCAGCGCATCGAGGAGCTGCTGCGCGAGCTGCACTCGAACGACACGCCCGGGTCCGAGGCATGA
- a CDS encoding DUF503 domain-containing protein has protein sequence MHAAAVRFDLHVPASRSLKAKRAAIRPIVDGLRHRFAVSVAEVDHLDQWQRCAIGVAVVSGSYSHLEDVLANVERFVDAAPDVEVIDVERTWLERSDLR, from the coding sequence ATGCATGCGGCTGCCGTGCGCTTCGATCTCCACGTGCCCGCGAGCCGCTCGCTGAAGGCCAAGCGCGCCGCGATCCGGCCGATCGTCGACGGGCTGCGCCACCGCTTCGCCGTCTCCGTCGCCGAGGTCGACCACCTCGACCAGTGGCAGCGGTGCGCGATCGGCGTCGCCGTCGTGTCGGGTTCGTACTCGCACCTCGAGGACGTGCTCGCGAACGTCGAACGGTTCGTCGACGCCGCACCCGACGTCGAGGTGATCGACGTCGAGCGCACCTGGCTCGAGCGGAGCGACCTTCGATGA
- a CDS encoding ATP-binding cassette domain-containing protein, whose protein sequence is MSIQVRGLTKVFETGRRRARRRIEAVRAISFTVEPGERIAYIGPNGAGKSTSIKILTGILHPTAGEAAVLGIVPWTDRRRLAARIGTLFGQRSLLWFELTPRQSYRMLAAIYELDRRQEAQRVGELAELLDAADLFDQPVRSLSLGQRMRCELAACMLHEPEVLFLDEPTIGLDLLAKQRFRELLVRLNVERNTTTFLTSHDVADIEHVARRAIVINHGSVIYDDDVAAMRRALLATKLVEVGLAQPAPPLHLPGVDVLEQTDVKAELVVDTTATSIRAVLDTLLATTAVADISVTDPPLEQVIAEIYRQPQT, encoded by the coding sequence ATGTCGATCCAGGTTCGGGGCCTCACGAAGGTCTTCGAGACCGGACGGCGACGAGCCCGGCGCCGCATCGAAGCGGTGCGCGCCATCTCGTTCACCGTCGAGCCCGGCGAGCGCATCGCCTACATCGGGCCCAACGGCGCCGGGAAGTCGACGTCGATCAAGATCCTCACGGGGATCCTGCACCCGACCGCCGGCGAAGCCGCCGTCCTCGGCATCGTGCCGTGGACCGACCGCCGCCGGCTCGCGGCGCGCATCGGCACGCTCTTCGGTCAGCGCTCCTTGCTGTGGTTCGAGCTGACGCCGCGGCAGTCGTACCGGATGCTCGCCGCGATCTACGAGCTCGACCGGCGGCAGGAAGCACAGCGCGTCGGTGAGCTCGCGGAGCTGCTCGACGCGGCCGACCTGTTCGACCAACCCGTGCGCAGCCTGTCGCTCGGCCAGCGCATGCGGTGCGAGCTCGCCGCGTGCATGCTGCACGAACCCGAGGTCCTGTTCCTCGACGAGCCGACGATCGGGCTCGATCTCCTCGCGAAGCAGCGCTTCCGGGAGCTGCTCGTGCGCCTCAATGTCGAGCGCAACACGACCACGTTCCTCACGTCGCACGACGTCGCCGACATCGAGCACGTCGCCCGCCGCGCGATCGTCATCAACCACGGCTCGGTGATCTACGACGACGACGTCGCCGCGATGCGCCGCGCGCTGCTCGCCACGAAGCTCGTCGAGGTCGGGCTCGCGCAGCCGGCGCCGCCGCTGCACCTTCCCGGCGTCGATGTGCTCGAGCAAACCGACGTCAAGGCCGAGCTCGTCGTCGACACCACCGCGACGTCGATCCGCGCCGTGCTCGACACGCTGCTCGCGACCACCGCGGTCGCCGACATCTCGGTCACCGATCCGCCGCTCGAGCAGGTCATCGCAGAGATCTACCGGCAGCCGCAGACATGA
- a CDS encoding ABC-2 family transporter protein produces MSSRANAATRKLTTAARTAAQSVIAERGGIGVAVGFYVIVVSVLSGLWRVAAHANGGRLAGYSAVAITWYIATTECAVVSLNIRMIDDIGRDIGSGAVAVELLRPASVVAVRVATEVGRALPRLTALAVAAVVVASLEAGAPPRPVTLLLAYPSLVLAIAVNIVAQHAFAAAAFWLRDAGSTWFLYQKLVFILGGMLIPLEALPGWLHGAANALPWRAMAYVPARLASGHLEPVLLLEQVAWLVALGAIAAAIFGAGQRRLQVVGG; encoded by the coding sequence ATGAGCAGCCGCGCGAACGCGGCGACCCGCAAGCTCACGACCGCGGCGCGCACGGCCGCGCAATCCGTGATCGCCGAGCGCGGCGGCATCGGTGTCGCGGTCGGCTTCTACGTGATCGTGGTGAGCGTGCTCTCGGGACTGTGGCGGGTCGCCGCGCACGCCAACGGGGGCCGGCTCGCGGGCTACTCGGCCGTCGCGATCACGTGGTACATCGCGACCACCGAATGTGCGGTCGTCTCGCTGAACATCCGCATGATCGACGACATCGGGCGCGACATCGGGTCGGGCGCGGTCGCCGTGGAGCTCCTGCGACCCGCGTCGGTCGTCGCCGTGCGCGTCGCGACCGAGGTCGGCCGCGCGCTCCCCCGCCTCACCGCGCTCGCGGTTGCGGCGGTCGTCGTCGCGTCGCTCGAGGCCGGCGCGCCGCCGCGCCCGGTCACGCTGCTCCTCGCGTATCCGAGCCTCGTCCTCGCGATCGCAGTGAACATCGTCGCCCAGCACGCCTTCGCGGCGGCCGCCTTCTGGTTGCGCGACGCGGGCTCGACGTGGTTTCTCTACCAGAAGCTCGTGTTCATCCTCGGCGGGATGCTGATCCCGCTCGAGGCGCTGCCGGGCTGGCTGCACGGCGCCGCGAACGCGCTGCCATGGCGAGCGATGGCCTACGTGCCGGCGCGGCTGGCGTCCGGGCACCTCGAGCCCGTGCTGTTGCTCGAGCAGGTCGCCTGGCTCGTCGCGCTCGGTGCGATCGCGGCGGCCATCTTCGGCGCGGGCCAGCGCCGGCTGCAGGTGGTCGGCGGATGA
- a CDS encoding ABC-2 family transporter protein, whose protein sequence is MNGLLATMRNALAEAAAKRAALLSAMTIMIVNDAVWVAFWVLFFHRVGHLHGWDSRRVLLLLSVMTSAAGITLGLFSNARRVGQMAVEGALDAVLALPVQPLPFLLVRRVEPVNIGDFAFGITLFCIVGHPTPVHIVVFAGVVLAASVLITGFLVLTGSIAFFAGRGEGGELGFHAILLLGSYPVDVFAGAAKVMLYTVVPAAFVSSIPARLVLSFDPARAAWLVGISALFATAGTVAFTRGLRRYTSGAVWTRG, encoded by the coding sequence ATGAACGGCCTGCTCGCGACGATGCGCAACGCGCTCGCGGAAGCGGCGGCGAAGCGCGCCGCGCTGCTCTCGGCGATGACGATCATGATCGTGAACGACGCCGTATGGGTCGCCTTCTGGGTGCTGTTCTTCCATCGGGTCGGTCACCTGCACGGGTGGGACAGCCGGCGCGTCCTGCTGCTGCTCTCCGTCATGACGAGCGCGGCGGGTATCACGCTCGGGCTGTTCTCGAACGCGCGGCGGGTCGGTCAGATGGCGGTCGAGGGTGCGCTCGACGCGGTGCTCGCGCTGCCCGTGCAACCGCTCCCGTTCCTGCTCGTGCGACGGGTCGAGCCGGTCAACATCGGCGACTTCGCCTTCGGTATCACGTTGTTCTGCATCGTCGGTCACCCCACGCCGGTGCACATCGTCGTCTTCGCCGGTGTGGTGCTCGCCGCGTCGGTACTCATCACCGGCTTCCTCGTGCTCACCGGCTCGATCGCGTTCTTCGCGGGTCGCGGTGAGGGCGGCGAGCTCGGCTTCCACGCGATCCTGCTGCTCGGCTCGTACCCGGTCGACGTGTTCGCGGGTGCGGCGAAAGTGATGCTCTACACGGTCGTACCGGCCGCGTTCGTGTCGTCGATCCCGGCGCGGCTCGTCCTGTCGTTCGATCCCGCGCGCGCGGCGTGGCTCGTCGGGATATCCGCGCTCTTCGCGACCGCGGGCACGGTCGCGTTCACGCGCGGACTGCGTCGCTACACGTCCGGCGCGGTCTGGACGCGCGGCTGA
- a CDS encoding MarR family transcriptional regulator codes for MNAMARRMFDLVEPIGLIPYSADEPNETMFALGFTDYWDTYFAGRAAPLGLVPAEVVDALFYNFAPGEVARHIPRVWRTTTPEAAIAARQEGCTKALRRILRERVDSPAFARATELLLAAATSAPIEGRAMYAALRALPVPDDVVTRCFHAAALLREHRGDGHIVALMTEGVGGLEAHALLALDMGMPAEKFGRIHHLPAPQIAAVIDGMRDRDLIGDDGWLSASGRAVKQRVEALTDDLAAKPYESLAPDELDELVSALEPLAELLVAAQD; via the coding sequence ATGAACGCGATGGCGCGCCGGATGTTCGATCTCGTCGAGCCGATCGGTCTCATCCCGTACTCGGCCGACGAACCCAACGAGACGATGTTCGCCCTGGGGTTCACCGACTACTGGGACACCTACTTCGCCGGCCGCGCGGCGCCCCTCGGCCTCGTCCCCGCAGAAGTGGTCGACGCGCTCTTCTACAACTTCGCGCCCGGCGAGGTCGCCCGCCACATCCCGAGGGTCTGGCGGACCACCACGCCCGAGGCGGCGATCGCCGCTCGTCAGGAGGGTTGCACGAAGGCGTTGCGGCGGATCCTCCGCGAGCGCGTCGACTCGCCCGCCTTCGCACGCGCCACTGAATTGCTGCTCGCCGCGGCGACGAGCGCACCGATCGAGGGCCGAGCCATGTACGCGGCGCTGCGCGCGCTTCCGGTCCCCGACGACGTGGTGACCCGGTGCTTCCATGCCGCGGCCTTGCTGCGCGAGCACCGGGGCGACGGGCACATCGTCGCCCTGATGACCGAGGGTGTCGGTGGGCTCGAGGCGCACGCGCTCCTCGCCCTCGACATGGGGATGCCCGCGGAGAAGTTCGGGCGCATCCACCACCTCCCCGCACCGCAGATCGCCGCGGTGATCGACGGGATGCGCGATCGCGACCTGATCGGGGACGACGGTTGGCTGAGCGCATCGGGCCGCGCAGTCAAACAGCGCGTCGAGGCGCTGACCGACGACCTCGCCGCGAAGCCCTACGAGAGCCTCGCGCCGGACGAGCTCGATGAGCTCGTCTCGGCGCTCGAGCCGCTCGCCGAGCTGCTCGTCGCCGCGCAGGACTGA
- the infB gene encoding translation initiation factor IF-2 — protein MATKKIRVYELARELGVDNHVVIELSEELKIGVKSHSSSIDDPSADRVRRLADSKGLRREPEPEPAPEPAPAPAPVATVVVEPAPASAPAPAATRPAAAATAPAEPATEPARPASEPVVEEPARPHRVVRSTGGVVPLPPRPAERPPERPAAAPAPAAAAAAAATQAPAAAAPAPAAPPQGLRSSLTGKPIPPPPGMKKIPPPPRGTRPGAPMQRPSSAPRSGGFGGGGGGGGFSRAGGGGGGGGGGGFGGRSGGGGPGGGGGRGGGPGGRGGPGGFGGPGGRGRPGGARPRRKKRRRDAAELEPQQATRLTPADAPVPEGEIVIPRGITIQEFAPRLNRTTADLVRLLFDAGEIVTATVSLADEMIELIAETLGAEVLIVEPGAEQELELLALLAEDDDEDDDALLEPRPPVVTVMGHVDHGKTTLLDAIRHADVVSGEAGGITQHIGAYQARYNDRTITFIDTPGHEAFTAMRMRGAQVTDIAILVVAADDGVMPQTIEAISHAKAAEVPIVVAVTKSDREDADPTRVRQQLAEHELVPEEWGGTTMVVDVAAPIGLGIDELLNAILLVSDVEIVEELVANPKRLARAAVLESNLDAGRGPVVTALVMEGTLHVGDTIVAGPAWGRVRAMFDEHGASIAEAGPSVPVEVLGLDDVPLAGDEVRVAPSDKAARTVAEARARRRRTAALAHPMTLGGGARLEDIFAMVQRGEVATLNLILKADVQGSLEAVTQALHKLDQEHDEVRLSFVLRGVGGITESDVSLAMVSNATVIGFNVRPDRKARELAQQENVELRLYEVIYGVLEDVNAALVGLLKPEFEEIVTGEAEVRDVFSVPRVGKVAGCYVQHGTITRGSKVRFLREGTVIWNGSIATLKRFKDDVREVASGYECGIGLENFQDLKGGDVIETYEEREVART, from the coding sequence TTGGCCACCAAGAAGATCAGGGTCTACGAGCTCGCTCGAGAGCTCGGTGTCGACAACCACGTCGTGATCGAGCTCTCCGAAGAGCTCAAGATCGGCGTCAAGAGTCATTCGTCGAGCATCGACGATCCGTCCGCGGACCGCGTCCGCCGGCTCGCCGACTCCAAGGGACTTCGTCGCGAGCCGGAGCCCGAACCCGCGCCCGAGCCTGCACCCGCGCCCGCACCGGTTGCGACCGTGGTGGTCGAACCGGCACCGGCGTCCGCGCCCGCACCGGCGGCGACGCGTCCGGCCGCGGCCGCGACGGCGCCCGCCGAGCCTGCGACCGAACCCGCTCGCCCGGCATCCGAGCCCGTCGTCGAGGAGCCCGCGCGGCCGCACCGCGTCGTGCGCTCGACCGGTGGTGTCGTCCCGCTTCCGCCCCGTCCCGCGGAGCGACCTCCCGAGCGGCCCGCGGCCGCGCCGGCGCCCGCCGCCGCAGCCGCGGCTGCGGCGACCCAGGCGCCCGCCGCGGCGGCCCCGGCTCCGGCCGCACCGCCGCAAGGCCTGCGGAGCAGCCTCACCGGCAAGCCCATTCCTCCGCCTCCGGGCATGAAGAAGATTCCGCCTCCGCCGCGTGGCACGCGTCCCGGCGCGCCGATGCAGCGCCCGTCGAGCGCGCCGCGAAGCGGTGGTTTCGGCGGTGGTGGAGGCGGCGGCGGCTTCTCCCGTGCTGGTGGAGGCGGCGGTGGCGGTGGTGGTGGCGGCTTCGGCGGTCGCAGTGGCGGCGGCGGACCCGGCGGTGGCGGTGGTCGGGGCGGCGGTCCCGGTGGTCGCGGTGGTCCGGGCGGCTTCGGCGGTCCCGGTGGTCGCGGTCGTCCCGGTGGTGCACGGCCGCGGCGCAAGAAGCGCCGTCGCGACGCCGCCGAGCTCGAGCCGCAGCAGGCGACCCGACTGACGCCGGCGGACGCGCCCGTCCCCGAAGGCGAGATCGTCATCCCGCGCGGCATCACGATCCAGGAATTCGCGCCGCGGCTGAACCGCACCACTGCCGACCTCGTTCGGCTGCTGTTCGACGCCGGCGAGATCGTCACCGCGACGGTGTCGCTCGCCGACGAGATGATCGAGCTCATCGCGGAGACGCTCGGCGCCGAGGTCCTCATCGTCGAGCCCGGCGCGGAGCAGGAGCTCGAGCTCCTCGCCCTCCTCGCGGAGGACGACGACGAGGACGACGACGCGTTGCTCGAGCCGCGCCCGCCCGTCGTGACCGTCATGGGTCACGTCGACCACGGCAAGACCACACTGCTCGACGCGATCCGCCACGCGGACGTCGTCAGCGGTGAGGCCGGCGGCATCACGCAGCACATCGGTGCGTATCAGGCTCGCTACAACGACCGCACGATCACGTTCATCGACACGCCCGGCCACGAGGCGTTCACCGCGATGCGCATGCGCGGCGCGCAGGTCACCGACATCGCGATCCTGGTGGTCGCGGCCGACGACGGCGTGATGCCGCAGACCATCGAGGCGATCAGCCACGCCAAGGCCGCCGAGGTTCCGATCGTCGTCGCCGTCACCAAGTCCGACCGCGAGGACGCCGACCCGACGCGTGTGCGCCAGCAACTCGCCGAGCACGAGCTCGTGCCCGAGGAGTGGGGCGGAACGACGATGGTCGTCGACGTCGCCGCGCCGATCGGGCTCGGCATCGACGAACTGCTCAACGCGATCCTGCTCGTCTCCGACGTCGAGATCGTGGAAGAGCTGGTCGCGAATCCGAAGCGGCTGGCGCGTGCGGCAGTGCTCGAATCGAACCTCGACGCCGGTCGCGGCCCGGTCGTCACCGCGCTGGTGATGGAAGGCACGCTGCACGTCGGCGACACGATCGTCGCGGGCCCCGCGTGGGGTCGAGTGCGCGCGATGTTCGACGAGCACGGTGCATCGATCGCCGAGGCCGGCCCGTCGGTTCCCGTGGAGGTGCTCGGTCTCGACGACGTCCCGCTCGCGGGCGACGAGGTTCGAGTCGCGCCGTCCGACAAGGCGGCGCGCACCGTCGCCGAGGCGCGCGCCCGCCGGCGCCGCACGGCTGCGCTCGCGCACCCGATGACCCTCGGCGGCGGCGCCCGGCTCGAGGACATCTTCGCGATGGTGCAGCGGGGCGAGGTCGCCACGCTCAACCTGATCCTGAAGGCCGACGTGCAGGGCTCGCTGGAAGCGGTCACACAGGCGCTGCACAAGCTCGACCAGGAGCACGACGAGGTGCGCCTGTCGTTCGTGCTGCGCGGCGTCGGCGGGATCACCGAGAGCGACGTGAGCCTCGCGATGGTGTCGAACGCGACCGTCATCGGCTTCAACGTGCGACCCGATCGCAAGGCGCGCGAGCTCGCGCAGCAAGAGAACGTGGAGCTGCGGCTCTACGAGGTCATCTACGGCGTGCTCGAGGACGTGAACGCCGCGTTGGTCGGCCTGCTCAAGCCGGAGTTCGAGGAAATCGTCACCGGCGAGGCCGAGGTGCGCGACGTCTTCAGCGTTCCGCGTGTCGGCAAGGTCGCCGGTTGCTACGTGCAGCACGGCACGATCACACGTGGCTCGAAGGTCCGGTTCCTGCGCGAGGGCACGGTCATCTGGAACGGCTCGATCGCGACGCTCAAGCGCTTCAAGGACGACGTGCGCGAGGTTGCGTCGGGCTACGAGTGCGGCATCGGGCTCGAGAACTTCCAGGACCTCAAGGGCGGCGACGTCATCGAGACGTACGAAGAGCGCGAGGTCGCGCGCACCTGA